DNA from Ziziphus jujuba cultivar Dongzao chromosome 2, ASM3175591v1:
TGAAACTGTACATCAAATCTGTTTGAAACTGTAGCAAAATCTTCTCCATTATTCAAAGGATACCATGCATAGTGTTTCTAATTAGTCATCAATCTCCGATcgaaaaggagaaaaaataaaagtagtaaTTATCGGGTGACAAAAGACGTAAATTATTGAGTCACTCGGTCACAGACAGGAAAGTTTCAACAAATTTATtagtaacaagaataataaGCACTGGAGATCATAGGTTTTCACTGGAGATCATAGGTTTTAATTTTTCCTCTACGTTACAAGGACAATAAATAATTTGGTCAAGTATTTATTTTCTAAGGCATATAAGATGGGTTATTACATAAACTATAGGGTCTAGACTTTTCTGGTACAATATgtgaaaatttctttttctacatAATCTATAAAGTGTGGTAAAATTTGCCCTTTCGATTCTATTATATATTCAAATCCAAGTCAGTACTAAAAATTTGTTCAGCTGACCTTTTTATgtagtatatattatatgtatatatatatatattatatttatatataatatcctcAGAGGAGGGAATAAGATATATATGACAATGATAATGCAGGCATTAGAccaaaataaagttaaaaaggtGTCGTTCATGCATGCAAGAAGTCATCATCAAGAAACTGCGGACTTTGATATATTACAATGTATCTAAGCTGTGGCAACAGACAGTGTAAGATAATTGTGTGCTCAAAATGGAAGATACATATCATCATTCAACTAGCACACAAGTTTTGTTTAGCAAAAAGGAACGAACCAAAAagtttcccccaaaaaaaaattaattaccttTAATCAATAATACCTGTACTTTTTGACTTCTAGAGTAGAGACAAGCATCAAAATGATCTTTGTTAGTGCGCTGGAAGTAGCAGAAACTTCCCCACTCGTGGCTTCTTTAATTCCTTATCATCCGCCTTCACCATCAGAGCAAGACAATCCAGAGCCAACATTTGcaaaagatgttttttttttcccccttgctttttttgtttcattttgaaatatactTTTTTAACTTTAAGAATATTGCTCCACTTCTTGGGAAATTTTTGAGTAGGACAATCGCAACCAGCTCACCCAAAGAGCTTTTTCTAAGCATGAAACTTCGGTGAATTATGTGTATGGGACTTCAGATTCCAACAAAATACATAAAGTTCTTTCGTGCGGGCCATCGGATGTTTGCCATTGTTGAACAAACTTATAACATCACTAAAAGTTGTCTGTattctgaaaaaaaataaaggtcaCAAGAAACCAGATTATTGAGTTAATATTATTCAGGATTCTAGTCTCTGAAGTGACTGTTGAACTTCTTATGTCATGCACATTCATGGGGTAAAATCTTCCAATTAACTTCAGATAACATTTAGAAGTTTCCTATTGGTTTTGAATGGATAGAATAAAATTTACTCTGTTTAGCAGCGACCATATTTCTATTGCAAGATAATGAATCCAAATTATTTTCTCATAAAGTTTCTGCGCTAAAGAAAAGTCAATTTCCATTCAAAAGGAAATAGGAGAGATTATGAAGTTGACCACAGCATTCGCATGCAACGAAGATTGCTTACAGTGAAAGAATTCACGGCTACCATAATCATTGCACAAGCAGATTCCATCTTTAAAAGTGTGGAAACGAGAACGATCTTGGACTGTCAATTCTCTCTTATAAACTTTGTAGATGGCCTTCAAAGCTGAATGACAATCATCACATGTCCTAAGATTTTGCGCTATCCAAATCGGAGTACCAGGCTCAGTACTCATCAACCCAAAAGCAATAGCTAACTTCTCACTATGACAAGCAACCACTtgctcttcctcttcctcaatcaaatcaaatgaAACTTGCATTGTATTAGCAATATAGCCCCCTAGCCTAGCATTCTTCAGAATTTCACTCAACTTTTCTCGAATTATTGCAATCTGAGGAGGCAATTGATCAGCAACTCGCATGCAACTTATATTGCTTACAGTGAAAGAATTCATGGCTACCAATAATCATTGCATGTGCAGATTCCATCTTTAAAAGTGTGGAAACGAGAACGATCTCTGACTATCAATTCTCTCTTATAAACTTTGGATATGGCCTTCAAAGCTGAATGACAATCATCACATGTCCTGAGATTTTTCACTATCTGAATTGGAGTCCCAGGCTCCGTACTCATCAGCCCAAAAGCAATAGCTAACTTCTCACTATGATAAGCAACTgcttcctctttctcttcctcACTCAAATCAAATGAAACTTGCCTTGTATTAGCAACATAGCCCCCTGACCTAGCATTCTTTAGAATTTCACTCAACTTTTCTCGAATAATTGCAATCAGAGGATGCAATTGATCAGCAACTCGAAACTCATGAACAACTCCATTGACCTCAATCCAACTGCACGCAGGTTTTGATTCATTTTTCTCCTCACTAATTAGATTTCTCACTTCTGCAACCCTCTCCCATCTTCCAAGAGAAGCATATAGATTTGAGAGGAGCACCTTGCCTCCATGATGTCTAGAGAGGTCTAATTGCTCAATGTGTCTCATAACTTGCTCTCCTAGTTTAACAACCCGATGAATTCTACAAGCACTAAGTAAAGCCCTCCATATGACAATATCAGGATGCATGGGCAAACTCTTGACAACTTCAAATGCCCTTTCCAAAAAACCAGCACGGCTAAGCAAATCAATATAACAGCCATAGTGCTCAACCTTGGGAACGATTCCCCACAAGTTTTCCATGTTGTAGAAGATTGAAGAACCCTCCTCTACTAAACCTGAATGGCTACATCCATTTAA
Protein-coding regions in this window:
- the LOC107418440 gene encoding pentatricopeptide repeat-containing protein At5g06540-like encodes the protein MNSFTVSNISCMRVADQLPPQIAIIREKLSEILKNARLGGYIANTMQVSFDLIEEEEEQVVACHSEKLAIAFGLMSTEPGTPIWIAQNLRTCDDCHSALKAIYKVYKRELTVQDRSRFHTFKDGICLCNDYGSREFFHCKQSSLHANAVVNFIISPISF